Proteins from a single region of Tamandua tetradactyla isolate mTamTet1 chromosome 12, mTamTet1.pri, whole genome shotgun sequence:
- the BTBD7 gene encoding BTB/POZ domain-containing protein 7 isoform X2, with product MGANASNYPHSCSPRVGGNSHAQQTFIGTSSYSQQGYGCESKLYSLDHGHEKPQDKKKRTSGLATLKKKFIKRRKSNRSADHAKQMRELLSGWDVRDVNALVEEYEGTSALKELSLQASLARPEARTLQKDMADLYEYKYCTDVDLIFQETCFPVHRAILAARCPFFKTLLSSSPEYGAEIIMDINTAGIDMPMFSALLHYLYTGEFGMEDSRFQNVDILVQLSEEFGTPNSLDVDMRGLFDYMCYYDVVLSFSSDSELVEAFGGNQNCLDEELKAHKAIISARSPFFRNLLQRRIRTGEEITERTLRTPTRIILDESIIPKKYAKVILHCMYTDMVDLSVLHCSPSVGSLSEVQALVAGKPNMTKAEEAMELYHIALFLEFNLLAQEEGI from the exons ATGGGTGCTAATGCATCTAACTATCCTCATTCATGTTCCCCAAGGGTAGGGGGAAATTCACATGCCCAACAAACTTTTATAG gaACATCATCCTATTCTCAGCAAGGCTATGGCTGTGAATCAAAACTGTATAGCCTTGACCATGGCCATGAGAAACcacaagacaaaaaaaagagaacctCTGGCCTTGCCACCCTCAAAAAGAAGTTTATTAAGCGTCGGAAATCTAATAGATCTGCTGATCACGCCAAGCAGATGCGAGAACTCCTCTCTGGTTGGGATGTTAGAGATGTCAATGCTTTAGTGGAGGAATATGAGGGAACTTCAGCCTTAAAGGAACTTTCTTTACAAGCCAGTTTAGCTAGACCTGAAGCCCGAACATTGCAGAAAGATATGGCTGATCTTTATGAGTACAAGTATTGTACTGATGTAGACTTAATATTTCAAGAAACTTGTTTTCCTGTTCATCGTGCCATTTTGGCGGCAAggtgtccattttttaaaacactgcttTCTTCCTCACCTGAGTATGGAGCAGAGATAATAATGGACATCAATACAGCTGGTATAGATATGCCTATGTTTTCTGCTTTGTTACACTACCTTTATACAGGAGAGTTTGGAATGGAGGACTCCAGGTTTCAAAATGTCGATATCCTCGTTCAGCTTAGTGAAGAATTTGGAACACCAAATTCCCTCGATGTAGATATGCGTGGACTCTTTGATTACATGTGTTATTATGATGTTGTCCTGAGTTTTTCTTCAGACTCTGAACTGGTTGAAGCTTTTGGTGGAAATCAGAACTGCTTAGATGAAGAGCTCAAAGCTCACAAGGCTATTATTTCAGCACGGTCCCCATTTTTTCGAAATTTATTACAAAGGAGGATTCGGACGGgtgaagaaatcacagaaagaaCTTTGAGGACTCCCACAAGAATTATATTAGATGAGTCCATTATACCAAAAAAATATGCGAAAGttatattacattgtatgtataccgACATGGTAGACCTCTCAGTTTTACACTGTAGCCCCTCTGTGGGGAGTCTCAGTGAAGTTCAGGCTCTCGTCGCAGGGAAGCCAAACATGACCAAGGCAGAAGAAGCCATGGAACTTTACCATATAGCGCTGTTCTTGGAATTTAACTTGCTTGCACAAG